From Bacteroidota bacterium, one genomic window encodes:
- a CDS encoding response regulator transcription factor: MNESIKLIIADDHPIFRDGLNVVLKRHDFISKITQASDGSEVIRLLESELYDVVLMDIKMVPMNGVQATEIIRSRFPDVKIIALSMFGEERYINEMISKGASGYLLKNSDKTEIIQAIKNVIKGRTYFSKEVADFIVDRVVELKSGNAEAFKYSDERLTEVIFLISHEKTSKEIAALMNLSVRTIDECRIEVMKKTNSKSAIGVLKYAMQHGIFEDVILKGKYGI; the protein is encoded by the coding sequence ATGAATGAATCTATAAAACTTATTATTGCAGATGATCATCCAATATTCAGGGATGGTTTAAATGTCGTCCTCAAAAGACATGACTTTATCTCAAAGATAACTCAGGCATCCGACGGGTCTGAAGTCATTCGCTTACTTGAATCAGAACTATATGATGTAGTTCTTATGGATATTAAAATGGTTCCTATGAATGGAGTGCAGGCGACAGAAATAATCCGGAGTCGTTTTCCTGATGTAAAAATAATTGCGCTTTCCATGTTTGGCGAAGAACGATATATTAATGAGATGATCTCCAAAGGAGCGTCAGGTTATTTATTAAAGAACAGCGATAAGACAGAAATTATTCAGGCTATTAAAAATGTTATCAAAGGCCGGACTTATTTTTCAAAAGAAGTTGCTGATTTTATTGTGGATCGTGTTGTGGAGTTGAAATCCGGAAATGCAGAAGCTTTCAAGTATTCGGATGAGCGTCTTACGGAAGTAATATTTTTAATCAGCCACGAAAAAACTTCAAAGGAAATTGCTGCACTTATGAACCTTTCCGTTCGTACAATCGATGAATGCAGAATAGAGGTCATGAAAAAAACAAATAGTAAAAGTGCAATCGGGGTTCTCAAATATGCCATGCAGCATGGTATTTTTGAAGATGTTATACTCAAAGGCAAGTACGGCATTTGA
- the mutS gene encoding DNA mismatch repair protein MutS, with amino-acid sequence MKQYFSIKAKYPEALLLFRVGDFYETFGEDAVKASGILGIVLTKRANGSATYVELAGFPHHSLDTYLPRLVRAGLRVAICDQLEDPKLTKKIVKRGVTELVSPGVSYNDKILDHKKNNFLAALHFDGKSTGIAFIDISTGEFLVAEGNLAYIEKLLQNFNPNEIIYSKSFKKDFNERYGSRFYNFSLDEWIFQEDYANELLLKHFGTISLKGFGIHEMPAAIIAAGAALYYVSDTRQEQLKHISGISRIEEDLYVWLDKFTIRNLELIDSSNENAVALIDVIDQTLTPMGSRLLKRWLLLPLKDKTVIEERQHAVSYFLDHPEFSAIISNHLKQVGDLERLISKVALGKISPREVQQLRRSLEMVNSIRDTCMNSDNTAIRMIADQLNSCQLIKERIAKELHPDAPVMVNKGGVINEGVSDELDELRNISLNGKDYLLKVQQREAEKTGISSLKVGFNNVFGYFLEVTHTHKDKVPAEWTRKQTLTNAESYITEELKVYEEKILGAEDKILSLETKLFSELVQAILEYIQPIQLNASLIAKVDCLQSFADTAQKNNYVRPKISEGKIIDIRNGRHPVIEKQLPQGEKFIANDIYLDPDSQQILMITGPNMSGKSAILRQTALITLLAQTGSFVPASSAEIGIVDKIFTRVGASDNISSGESTFMVEMNETASILHNISDRSLILLDEIGRGTSTYDGISIAWAIAEYLHENSQAKPKTLFATHYHELNEMAASMPRIRNFHVTVKELAHTVVFLRKLVQGGSEHSFGIHVAKMAGIPSKVVHRAQEMLKHLEASRSEPGTTKKISAPSDLQLSFFKLDDPVLEQIREEIVNIDIDNLTPMQALTKLNEIRKLVGGK; translated from the coding sequence ATGAAACAATATTTCAGCATTAAAGCGAAATATCCTGAAGCGCTGCTTTTATTTCGCGTAGGGGACTTCTATGAAACATTCGGTGAAGATGCTGTAAAAGCTTCAGGTATCCTTGGAATTGTTCTCACCAAAAGAGCTAATGGAAGCGCAACTTATGTTGAACTTGCCGGATTTCCACATCATTCGCTTGATACCTATTTACCGCGATTGGTACGTGCAGGTTTGCGTGTAGCTATCTGCGATCAACTTGAAGATCCAAAACTTACGAAGAAGATCGTAAAACGCGGAGTGACTGAACTTGTAAGTCCGGGCGTTTCTTACAACGATAAAATTCTTGATCACAAAAAAAATAATTTTCTTGCTGCTTTACATTTTGATGGTAAATCAACAGGCATTGCATTTATAGATATCAGTACCGGAGAATTTCTGGTAGCAGAGGGAAACCTTGCTTACATTGAAAAACTTCTTCAGAATTTCAATCCGAATGAAATCATTTACTCTAAATCCTTCAAAAAGGATTTTAATGAAAGATATGGATCGCGGTTTTATAATTTCAGTCTCGACGAATGGATCTTTCAGGAAGATTATGCAAATGAATTATTACTAAAACATTTCGGTACGATATCTCTGAAAGGATTTGGAATCCACGAGATGCCGGCGGCTATCATTGCTGCAGGTGCGGCATTGTATTATGTTTCCGATACACGTCAGGAACAATTGAAACATATCAGTGGCATCTCACGGATTGAAGAAGACCTGTACGTTTGGCTCGATAAATTTACGATCAGAAATCTTGAACTGATCGATAGCAGCAACGAAAATGCTGTTGCGCTTATCGATGTAATTGATCAGACACTTACACCTATGGGAAGCCGCCTGCTGAAAAGATGGTTGCTGCTTCCGTTGAAAGATAAAACCGTTATTGAAGAAAGACAGCATGCTGTCAGTTATTTTCTTGATCATCCTGAATTTTCTGCTATCATCTCAAATCATCTGAAACAAGTTGGTGACCTCGAGCGGTTGATCTCAAAAGTTGCACTGGGAAAGATCTCCCCTCGTGAAGTACAGCAGTTGCGGCGTTCACTTGAAATGGTGAACTCGATCCGTGACACTTGTATGAATTCTGATAACACTGCCATCAGGATGATCGCTGATCAACTGAACTCTTGTCAGCTGATCAAAGAACGCATAGCAAAGGAACTGCATCCTGATGCACCTGTAATGGTCAACAAAGGTGGAGTTATCAATGAAGGAGTTTCCGATGAACTGGATGAGTTGAGAAACATCTCGCTTAATGGTAAAGATTATTTACTGAAAGTTCAGCAAAGAGAAGCAGAAAAAACAGGGATCTCTTCCTTGAAGGTTGGTTTTAATAATGTGTTCGGTTATTTTTTAGAGGTAACTCATACACACAAGGATAAAGTACCGGCCGAATGGACAAGAAAACAAACGCTTACTAATGCAGAGAGTTATATCACTGAAGAACTGAAAGTTTACGAAGAGAAAATTCTCGGTGCGGAGGATAAAATTCTGTCACTGGAGACAAAACTTTTCAGTGAATTGGTTCAGGCAATTCTTGAATATATACAACCTATTCAGTTGAATGCTTCACTTATTGCAAAAGTAGATTGTCTGCAATCTTTTGCAGACACAGCGCAAAAAAATAATTACGTCCGACCAAAGATCAGTGAAGGAAAAATTATTGATATCCGTAATGGTCGCCATCCTGTAATTGAAAAGCAATTGCCTCAAGGGGAAAAATTTATTGCCAACGATATTTATCTTGATCCGGATTCGCAACAGATCCTGATGATCACCGGACCAAACATGTCCGGAAAGTCAGCGATTCTTCGTCAGACAGCTTTGATCACATTACTTGCGCAGACCGGAAGTTTTGTTCCGGCATCTTCTGCGGAAATAGGAATCGTTGATAAGATCTTTACAAGGGTAGGAGCCAGTGATAATATTTCAAGTGGTGAATCAACCTTTATGGTTGAGATGAATGAGACAGCGAGTATTCTGCATAATATTTCTGACAGAAGTCTGATCCTGCTTGATGAAATCGGAAGAGGTACTTCAACCTATGACGGTATCAGTATAGCCTGGGCAATTGCAGAATACTTACATGAAAATTCTCAGGCAAAACCGAAAACATTATTTGCTACTCACTATCATGAGCTCAATGAAATGGCGGCATCAATGCCCCGGATCAGAAACTTCCACGTAACAGTAAAAGAACTTGCACATACAGTTGTCTTCTTACGAAAACTTGTGCAAGGTGGTAGCGAACATTCTTTTGGAATTCATGTTGCAAAGATGGCAGGTATACCTTCAAAAGTAGTTCACAGAGCACAGGAAATGCTAAAGCATCTCGAAGCGTCTCGTTCAGAACCCGGCACTACAAAAAAAATATCTGCACCTTCAGATCTGCAACTCAGCTTTTTCAAATTGGACGATCCCGTTCTTGAACAGATCCGCGAAGAGATCGTCAATATCGATATTGACAACCTTACACCGATGCAGGCACTCACAAAGTTGAATGAGATCAGAAAGTTGGTTGGTGGCAAGTAG
- a CDS encoding RNA methyltransferase translates to MRKIQNDELGRLTVDDFKSAEKRPIVLILDDVRSLNNIGSAFRTADAFRCQSIYLCGITATPPHREIHKTALGAEDSVDWKYEKDVVTAIEILKKDGYTIIGIEQAEGGIMLNEFRQDSTKKYAFIFGHEINGVSEAALALCDHAIEIPQSGTKHAINISVCVGIVVWEFCRKW, encoded by the coding sequence ATGCGCAAGATACAAAATGATGAGTTGGGTAGACTCACTGTTGATGATTTTAAGTCAGCCGAAAAACGCCCAATCGTACTCATCCTGGATGATGTCAGAAGCCTGAACAACATTGGCTCTGCCTTCCGGACAGCAGATGCATTTCGTTGCCAATCAATCTATTTGTGTGGGATTACAGCAACACCGCCGCACAGGGAAATTCATAAAACTGCATTGGGAGCAGAAGATTCTGTCGACTGGAAATATGAAAAAGACGTGGTTACCGCTATTGAAATTCTGAAAAAAGACGGTTATACAATCATCGGTATTGAACAAGCAGAAGGAGGAATTATGCTGAATGAATTCCGTCAGGATTCAACCAAAAAATATGCTTTCATTTTCGGACATGAAATAAATGGTGTCAGCGAAGCAGCTCTCGCACTCTGTGATCACGCCATAGAAATTCCCCAAAGCGGAACCAAACATGCGATCAATATCTCGGTGTGTGTTGGGATTGTGGTTTGGGAATTTTGTCGGAAGTGGTGA
- the folK gene encoding 2-amino-4-hydroxy-6-hydroxymethyldihydropteridine diphosphokinase, which produces MMQAILLLGTNLNDRMQNLSLARKNIIERIGMIEAESGTYRTAPWGNTEQNDFLNKVVVVRTTLSPYKLLSELLDIEKEMGRVRTIKWAPRLIDLDILYFGNNIVNEPGLIIPHPFIQDRRFTLIPLTEVLPDFEHPIFHQTNAELLAKTTDNSEVFLHENGE; this is translated from the coding sequence ATGATGCAGGCGATATTACTTTTAGGGACGAATCTGAATGACAGAATGCAGAATTTGAGCCTTGCACGGAAAAACATCATTGAACGGATAGGTATGATAGAGGCCGAATCCGGTACCTACCGTACTGCACCATGGGGAAACACAGAACAAAATGATTTTCTGAATAAAGTTGTTGTTGTCCGGACTACATTGTCACCGTACAAATTACTTAGCGAGCTACTGGATATTGAAAAGGAAATGGGGCGGGTGAGAACGATAAAATGGGCGCCACGACTGATCGATCTGGATATACTGTACTTTGGAAACAATATTGTCAATGAGCCCGGACTAATCATTCCGCATCCATTTATTCAGGATCGTCGGTTTACATTGATCCCGCTAACTGAGGTTCTGCCGGATTTCGAGCACCCTATATTTCATCAGACTAATGCTGAATTACTTGCCAAAACGACCGATAATTCAGAAGTTTTTCTTCATGAAAATGGAGAATGA
- a CDS encoding DNA alkylation repair protein: MSIQKFIEKVQHSFESHSTTERAPQMKAYMKDQFEFLGLSRPERNEIQKELLPLFPINDAKTLEAIVRKLWKLKFREYHYLALDILAKKRKLIPELSFDFLNFLVENNQWWDSIDTICSKVIGPYYLFHKQQYKTDLKVWWESENFWKRRVCIIFQLTFKDKTDLDFLTKRILENSSSKEFFLQKAIGWALREYSKTNPKWVIGFVKENELKPLSRREALRLIGKE, encoded by the coding sequence ATGTCTATTCAGAAATTTATTGAAAAAGTTCAGCATTCTTTTGAATCGCATTCTACGACTGAACGCGCGCCTCAAATGAAAGCGTATATGAAAGATCAATTTGAATTCCTGGGGTTGAGTAGACCCGAAAGAAATGAAATTCAAAAAGAACTTTTACCGCTGTTCCCTATTAATGATGCTAAAACACTTGAAGCAATTGTAAGAAAATTGTGGAAACTGAAATTCAGAGAATATCATTATCTGGCTCTGGATATTCTTGCAAAAAAAAGGAAATTGATCCCCGAATTGAGTTTTGATTTTCTAAATTTTCTGGTTGAAAACAATCAGTGGTGGGATTCTATTGATACAATTTGTTCCAAAGTAATCGGTCCTTATTATTTATTTCATAAACAACAATATAAAACGGATCTCAAAGTGTGGTGGGAATCAGAAAATTTCTGGAAACGGCGAGTGTGTATAATTTTTCAATTAACTTTCAAAGATAAAACTGATCTGGATTTCCTGACAAAACGGATTCTTGAAAATTCATCCTCAAAAGAATTCTTTCTTCAGAAAGCAATCGGTTGGGCACTGAGAGAGTATAGCAAAACAAATCCAAAATGGGTGATCGGTTTTGTAAAGGAAAATGAATTGAAACCACTTAGCAGGAGAGAAGCGCTTCGGTTGATTGGAAAAGAATGA
- the ygiD gene encoding 4,5-DOPA dioxygenase extradiol produces MDRKNFIKLLSGASALMTLGSLKTLADSLEKTDKGMPALFVGHGSPMNGIETNKYSQTWLRLAKEIPVPKAVLCISAHWLTNGTHVTAMEKPKTIHDFGGFPQALFDVQYPAPGDPALAAETKKIISSTNVGLDHDWGLDHGTWSVVRQMYPDAKIPVLQLSIDYHQPAQYHYDLAKQLSSLRRKGVLIIGSGNMVHNLGMVDFKRLNDTDYGFDWALEMNAYFKKKILERDHAALINWQNIGKAALLAIPTPDHYYPLIYTLALHEKDEEVSFFNDNAVGGSLTMTSVKLG; encoded by the coding sequence ATGGACAGAAAAAATTTCATCAAACTACTAAGCGGAGCATCAGCACTCATGACACTAGGTTCTTTAAAAACACTTGCAGATTCATTGGAAAAGACAGACAAAGGAATGCCTGCTTTGTTTGTGGGACATGGTTCACCAATGAATGGAATTGAAACAAATAAATATTCGCAAACATGGTTGCGTCTTGCGAAAGAAATTCCCGTTCCTAAAGCTGTGCTTTGTATATCGGCCCATTGGCTCACTAATGGGACACACGTTACTGCAATGGAAAAGCCAAAAACTATTCACGACTTTGGTGGATTTCCACAAGCTTTGTTTGATGTTCAGTATCCTGCTCCCGGTGATCCGGCTTTAGCGGCAGAGACTAAAAAAATAATTTCTTCAACTAATGTCGGATTGGATCATGATTGGGGATTGGATCATGGAACGTGGTCTGTCGTCAGACAAATGTATCCGGATGCAAAAATTCCCGTGCTGCAATTGAGTATCGATTATCATCAACCTGCACAATATCATTATGACCTGGCGAAGCAACTTAGTAGTCTTCGTCGGAAAGGAGTTCTGATAATCGGCAGTGGCAATATGGTGCATAATCTGGGAATGGTGGATTTCAAACGACTCAACGACACAGACTATGGTTTCGATTGGGCATTGGAGATGAATGCTTATTTCAAAAAGAAAATACTTGAACGTGATCATGCTGCTTTGATCAATTGGCAGAACATTGGAAAAGCTGCTTTGCTGGCGATTCCAACACCCGACCATTATTATCCTTTGATCTACACCCTGGCGCTTCATGAGAAGGACGAGGAAGTTTCTTTCTTCAATGATAATGCTGTCGGGGGCTCTCTTACAATGACCTCTGTAAAGCTAGGGTAA
- the sppA gene encoding signal peptide peptidase SppA codes for MKQFFKFMLASVAGFFIAGFLIIIFIITIVSSMIGGLKENDKVKISEHSVLQINLEGPIKERTPKNPIEDIGLTGISINKGLGLDDILKSIEAAKTDSKIDGLFINLNSLQTGIATVEEIRNALLDFKTSKKFIYAYSESYSQGEYYLASLADKIYLYPEGDIDFRGFRAELMFLKGTLEKLELQPEVIRHGKFKSAIEPFILDKMSPENREQTQKFISSLWNQFVKDIAESRKLSSEEVQKVADNLGARSGQDALDAKFVDQLAYYDEVLDDLKKKTNLDSDDKVKFVDLKKYSHSLPAIKEFSAKKIAVVYANGEIVSGKGSDDQMGSEKIAEAIRKARLDTTIKAIVLRVNSPGGSALASDVIWRETILAKKAKPLVVSMGDYAASGGYYIACAADKIVAQPTTITGSIGVFGLLFNAQKMFNNKLGITFDSVRTGKYANIGSTFYPMTTEERAIIQESVEKIYDTFITHVSEGRKMDKSAVDSVGQGRVWSGTDAKALGLVDEIGGLDAAIEIAAKLAKLDKHRTISLPEQKDFMKQIMEDFGEEAKISAVKNELGAAYTYYNEVESLVNMEGVQARLPFSITIR; via the coding sequence ATGAAACAGTTCTTCAAATTCATGCTGGCCTCTGTTGCCGGCTTCTTTATTGCTGGATTTTTAATCATCATTTTCATCATCACAATTGTAAGTAGTATGATTGGTGGATTGAAAGAAAACGATAAAGTTAAAATCAGTGAACATTCCGTTCTTCAGATAAATCTGGAAGGTCCGATCAAGGAAAGAACTCCTAAAAATCCGATCGAAGATATCGGTCTGACAGGCATTTCAATCAACAAAGGTTTAGGACTTGATGATATTCTCAAAAGTATTGAAGCAGCAAAAACTGATTCAAAGATCGATGGACTTTTTATCAATTTAAATTCTTTACAGACAGGAATTGCGACTGTTGAAGAAATCAGAAATGCATTGCTTGATTTTAAAACATCAAAGAAATTTATTTACGCTTACAGCGAAAGTTATTCGCAAGGGGAATATTATCTCGCATCTCTTGCAGATAAGATCTATTTATATCCTGAAGGCGATATTGATTTCAGAGGATTCAGAGCTGAATTAATGTTTCTGAAAGGAACTCTGGAAAAACTGGAATTGCAACCGGAAGTTATCCGTCACGGGAAATTTAAAAGTGCTATTGAGCCTTTTATCCTTGACAAAATGAGTCCGGAGAATCGTGAACAAACTCAAAAATTTATTTCCAGTCTGTGGAATCAGTTTGTAAAAGATATTGCAGAGTCACGAAAACTAAGTAGTGAAGAAGTTCAAAAAGTTGCTGATAATCTGGGTGCCCGCAGCGGACAGGATGCACTTGATGCAAAATTCGTAGATCAGTTAGCATACTATGATGAAGTACTTGATGATCTGAAAAAGAAAACCAATTTAGACAGTGACGACAAGGTAAAATTTGTTGACTTGAAAAAATATTCTCACTCACTTCCTGCTATTAAAGAATTCTCTGCGAAAAAAATTGCAGTAGTTTATGCAAATGGTGAGATCGTAAGTGGTAAAGGAAGTGATGATCAGATGGGATCAGAGAAAATTGCAGAAGCGATCCGTAAGGCAAGACTTGACACAACGATCAAAGCAATTGTACTGAGAGTAAATTCTCCGGGAGGAAGTGCATTGGCATCGGATGTGATCTGGAGAGAAACTATACTTGCAAAAAAAGCGAAACCATTAGTAGTTTCAATGGGTGACTATGCAGCATCAGGCGGATATTACATTGCATGTGCTGCAGATAAGATCGTAGCTCAACCGACAACTATTACAGGCTCGATCGGAGTATTCGGACTTTTATTCAATGCACAAAAAATGTTCAACAACAAACTCGGAATTACTTTTGATTCTGTGCGTACAGGAAAATATGCAAACATTGGAAGTACATTCTATCCTATGACAACAGAAGAGCGTGCAATTATTCAGGAAAGTGTTGAAAAGATCTACGACACATTTATTACGCATGTTTCCGAAGGAAGGAAGATGGACAAATCAGCTGTTGACAGTGTCGGACAAGGGCGGGTATGGAGTGGTACTGATGCAAAAGCTTTGGGATTAGTAGACGAGATCGGCGGTCTGGATGCAGCAATTGAGATTGCTGCAAAGCTTGCAAAACTGGATAAACACAGAACGATTTCCTTACCGGAACAAAAAGATTTCATGAAGCAAATAATGGAAGATTTTGGTGAAGAAGCGAAGATCTCTGCTGTAAAAAATGAACTTGGAGCAGCTTATACTTATTATAATGAAGTCGAATCACTTGTCAATATGGAAGGTGTTCAGGCTCGGCTACCATTTTCAATAACGATACGTTGA
- a CDS encoding OmpA family protein, whose amino-acid sequence MKLFTILMSLLVIGSAESLSAQSGATNDSTQVRIKRDRMPYIKNFNTWDIGGHIGITYPNTDIAASTFTADNVKRELAFGLDVTKFLTHSFAFQGRFITGKMSGVDSNKPQYQYHTDVHYDLTINAYFQLGNVAFLKRTPNLAIYGAIGIGAINYTPYVSIDSGRTELTGIYSQYQQAFEIRDFAPTTELIIPFSVGAKYRIAKHFSLNLEYSLRTTNSDRMDGWDKLLSEDDDYSYLSAGLTFHIGGKDHMAEWFNPLQSVYTDLYDMKDKVDLMSMDTDKDGVADLFDKEPDTPEGVKVYGDGTAVDTDLDGIPDINDAEPFSAKYAKVDASGKEIDSDGDGVPDPQDMEPNTPKGTLVNQSGITIPGDGSADGSKAPFRNVDGYLPSIFFAWDSDEINKVFEESLAEISLVMKNNPELKFIISGNCDKIGSIVYNEKLGMRRAEAVKKYLVKNYKIDPDRLTTETMGNRIPLTDKTYINRRVDFSIDSRK is encoded by the coding sequence ATGAAACTATTTACCATTCTCATGTCACTGCTTGTAATCGGCAGCGCTGAAAGTCTTTCAGCTCAATCCGGAGCAACAAATGATAGTACACAGGTACGCATTAAGCGTGACAGGATGCCGTACATTAAAAATTTCAATACCTGGGATATCGGGGGACATATCGGAATCACATATCCAAATACGGATATTGCTGCTTCTACATTTACAGCTGACAATGTTAAGCGTGAGCTTGCATTCGGACTGGATGTTACAAAATTCCTGACGCATTCTTTTGCCTTCCAGGGTAGATTCATTACCGGCAAAATGAGTGGAGTTGATTCTAATAAACCGCAGTATCAATATCATACTGACGTACATTATGACCTTACCATCAATGCTTATTTTCAACTTGGTAATGTTGCTTTCTTAAAGAGAACTCCGAATCTTGCTATCTACGGTGCAATTGGTATCGGTGCTATTAATTACACTCCTTATGTTTCAATAGATAGCGGAAGAACTGAATTGACCGGAATTTACTCCCAATATCAACAAGCATTTGAGATCAGGGATTTTGCTCCAACAACAGAGTTGATCATCCCATTTTCTGTTGGTGCTAAATACAGAATTGCAAAACATTTTTCCTTGAATTTAGAATATAGCTTAAGAACAACAAACAGTGACCGCATGGACGGATGGGATAAATTATTATCTGAAGATGATGATTATTCTTATTTGAGTGCAGGACTTACTTTTCATATCGGTGGCAAAGATCACATGGCAGAATGGTTCAATCCACTGCAAAGTGTTTACACAGATCTTTATGATATGAAAGATAAAGTTGATCTGATGTCAATGGATACAGATAAAGATGGAGTAGCAGATCTTTTCGACAAAGAACCTGATACTCCTGAAGGTGTAAAAGTTTATGGTGATGGTACGGCAGTGGATACCGATCTTGATGGTATTCCTGATATTAATGATGCAGAACCTTTCTCAGCTAAGTATGCAAAAGTTGATGCATCCGGTAAAGAGATCGATAGTGATGGTGATGGAGTTCCTGATCCGCAGGATATGGAGCCAAACACTCCAAAAGGAACATTAGTGAACCAATCAGGAATTACAATTCCGGGAGATGGATCTGCTGATGGAAGTAAAGCTCCTTTCAGAAATGTAGATGGTTATCTTCCTTCAATTTTCTTTGCCTGGGATAGTGATGAAATCAATAAAGTCTTTGAAGAAAGTCTGGCTGAGATCTCTTTGGTAATGAAAAATAACCCTGAGCTGAAATTTATTATCTCAGGAAATTGTGATAAGATTGGAAGCATTGTTTATAATGAGAAACTTGGTATGCGTCGCGCTGAAGCAGTTAAGAAATATCTTGTTAAGAATTATAAAATTGATCCGGATAGATTAACAACTGAAACGATGGGTAACAGAATCCCGCTTACGGATAAGACTTATATTAACCGTCGTGTGGATTTTTCGATTGATAGCAGAAAGTAA
- a CDS encoding deoxynucleoside kinase — MAKKLKYDYIVVEGNIGTGKTSLAGRLSADFNTRLILERFADNPFLPLFYEQPQRYAFPLELSFLADRYQQLKDELASPELFRQQTISDYLLSKSLIFANITLKNDENQLYQRLFHIINPHLPKPDLLVYLHKDIEKLRSNIKSRGRDYEQNISSDYLENLEKGYWEFFKQQDGFPILVIDTNNVDFVKNDKDYQKILDLLEMDYTPGIHRVLLEPVS, encoded by the coding sequence ATGGCCAAAAAGTTAAAATATGATTATATCGTAGTCGAAGGCAATATCGGAACCGGAAAAACTTCTCTTGCCGGACGGTTATCTGCCGATTTTAATACCCGGTTAATCCTGGAGCGTTTTGCGGACAATCCTTTTCTGCCTTTATTTTATGAGCAACCGCAGCGATATGCCTTTCCACTTGAACTTTCTTTTTTAGCGGACCGGTATCAGCAATTGAAAGATGAATTGGCTTCGCCTGAACTTTTCAGACAGCAAACGATTTCAGATTATCTGTTAAGCAAATCGCTCATCTTTGCAAATATTACTCTTAAAAACGATGAAAATCAACTTTATCAGCGACTTTTCCATATTATAAATCCTCATTTGCCAAAGCCGGACCTGCTGGTTTATCTGCATAAAGACATAGAAAAGTTAAGAAGTAACATCAAAAGCAGAGGTCGTGATTACGAGCAAAATATCAGTAGCGATTATCTGGAGAACCTGGAAAAAGGCTACTGGGAATTTTTCAAACAGCAGGATGGTTTTCCAATTTTAGTGATCGATACGAATAATGTAGACTTTGTAAAAAATGACAAAGACTATCAAAAGATCCTTGATCTGCTGGAAATGGACTATACACCCGGTATTCACAGGGTATTATTAGAGCCGGTTTCTTGA